The Longimicrobiaceae bacterium genome contains a region encoding:
- a CDS encoding DnaJ domain-containing protein: protein MATGHMRDYYEVLGVARDADGETVKKAYRKLAMEFHPDRNGGDKEAEAKFKECTEAYEVLRDSDKRAAYDRYGHAGLRGSGGGGAGFGGGFGFEDALNIFMRDFGGFGGIEDLFGGGARRRGGAQKGKDVQV, encoded by the coding sequence ATGGCGACTGGACATATGAGAGATTACTACGAGGTCCTCGGCGTGGCGCGCGATGCGGACGGCGAGACGGTGAAGAAGGCGTATCGCAAGCTGGCCATGGAGTTCCACCCGGACCGCAACGGCGGCGACAAGGAAGCCGAGGCCAAGTTCAAGGAGTGCACCGAGGCGTACGAGGTGCTGCGCGACTCCGACAAGCGCGCCGCGTACGACCGCTACGGCCACGCGGGCCTGCGCGGCAGCGGCGGCGGCGGCGCGGGCTTCGGCGGCGGCTTCGGCTTCGAGGACGCGCTGAACATCTTCATGCGCGACTTCGGCGGCTTCGGGGGGATCGAGGACCTGTTCGGCGGCGGCGCGCGGCGCCGCGGCGGGGCGCAGAAGGGCAAGGACGTGCAGGTG